In one window of Tachypleus tridentatus isolate NWPU-2018 chromosome 2, ASM421037v1, whole genome shotgun sequence DNA:
- the LOC143244045 gene encoding longistatin-like, with the protein MEIISLVLTHNRNLVSSVSSILCLILFVGNTCALEGQETLDESKDGPSATAEEIRRKWGAVDIVRDLDHIREDVSKVMKLQETGVISSNEALFYFFRMHDFDDNKKLDGLELVAAVRHSLDHSSEVDHQTSIDELVTIVDSFFSYDENSDGFLTYPEMRKNLGDDTKQ; encoded by the exons tgtTTCTAGTATTCTGTGCCTAATCCTGTTTGTTGGCAATACTTGTGCTTTGGAGGGACAAGAAACCTTGGATGAAAGTAAGGATGGTCCCTCAGCTACAGCTGAAGAAATTCGAAGAAAATGGGGAGCAGTGGACATTGTGAGGGATTTGGA CCACATACGAGAAGACGTGAGTAAAGTTATGAAACTTCAGGAAACTGGAGTTATTTCATCAAAtgaagctttgttttattttttccg AATGCATGACTTTGATGATAACAAGAAGTTGGATGGCTTGGAGTTAGTAGCTGCGGTACGTCATTCTCTTGACCATTCAAGTGAAGTAGATCATCAAACATCTATTGATGAACTTGTTA CAATCGTTGATAGCTTCTTCTCTTATGATGAAAACAGTGACGGGTTTCTAACATATCCAGAAATGAGGAAGAACCTGGGGGATGATACCAAACAATAA
- the LOC143244046 gene encoding uncharacterized protein LOC143244046 isoform X2 — MNLGLKFHWVVLLVSVELTMESKHENHSHYKVRKDSPSNVFHHDQLLHDQQLHDMDNNNKLDGLEILAAINHMIDDEIDDYLTEIPISNDIPASRSEQEKWNIKFDKDSVFIDKILQEDDLNKDGFLTYSEFASGRLRDISN, encoded by the exons ATGAATCTAGGCTTAAAGTTTCATTGGGTTGTACTACTAGTATCTGTGGAATTAACAATGGAATCAAAGCATGAAAATCACTCCCATTACAAGGTTAGAAAAGATTCTCCTTCAAATGTCTTTCACCATGACCAACTTCTACATGACCAACA GCTCCATGATATggataataacaacaaactagATGGCTTAGAAATTCTGGCTGCCATTAATCATATGATTGATGACGAAATTGATGATTATCTAACTGAAATACCGATTTCAAACGACATTCCAGCATCTCGCTCAGAACAAGAAAAGTGGAACATAAAGTTCGATAAAGATTCAG TTTTCATCGATAAAATATTGCAAGAAGATGATCTCAACAAAGATGGATTTTTGACGTATTCGGAGTTTGCTTCAGGCAGATTAAgagatatttcaaattaa
- the LOC143244046 gene encoding multiple coagulation factor deficiency protein 2 homolog isoform X1 has product MNLGLKFHWVVLLVSVELTMESKHENHSHYKVRKDSPSNVFHHDQLLHDQQHIREDIFDMYGIDMDDPMTDKELEIYYFQLHDMDNNNKLDGLEILAAINHMIDDEIDDYLTEIPISNDIPASRSEQEKWNIKFDKDSVFIDKILQEDDLNKDGFLTYSEFASGRLRDISN; this is encoded by the exons ATGAATCTAGGCTTAAAGTTTCATTGGGTTGTACTACTAGTATCTGTGGAATTAACAATGGAATCAAAGCATGAAAATCACTCCCATTACAAGGTTAGAAAAGATTCTCCTTCAAATGTCTTTCACCATGACCAACTTCTACATGACCAACA ACATATTCGAGAAGACATCTTTGATATGTACGGCATCGACATGGATGATCCGATGACAGACAAAGAACTAgagatttattattttca GCTCCATGATATggataataacaacaaactagATGGCTTAGAAATTCTGGCTGCCATTAATCATATGATTGATGACGAAATTGATGATTATCTAACTGAAATACCGATTTCAAACGACATTCCAGCATCTCGCTCAGAACAAGAAAAGTGGAACATAAAGTTCGATAAAGATTCAG TTTTCATCGATAAAATATTGCAAGAAGATGATCTCAACAAAGATGGATTTTTGACGTATTCGGAGTTTGCTTCAGGCAGATTAAgagatatttcaaattaa
- the LOC143244046 gene encoding multiple coagulation factor deficiency protein 2 homolog isoform X3 — protein MKITPITRHIREDIFDMYGIDMDDPMTDKELEIYYFQLHDMDNNNKLDGLEILAAINHMIDDEIDDYLTEIPISNDIPASRSEQEKWNIKFDKDSVFIDKILQEDDLNKDGFLTYSEFASGRLRDISN, from the exons ATGAAAATCACTCCCATTACAAG ACATATTCGAGAAGACATCTTTGATATGTACGGCATCGACATGGATGATCCGATGACAGACAAAGAACTAgagatttattattttca GCTCCATGATATggataataacaacaaactagATGGCTTAGAAATTCTGGCTGCCATTAATCATATGATTGATGACGAAATTGATGATTATCTAACTGAAATACCGATTTCAAACGACATTCCAGCATCTCGCTCAGAACAAGAAAAGTGGAACATAAAGTTCGATAAAGATTCAG TTTTCATCGATAAAATATTGCAAGAAGATGATCTCAACAAAGATGGATTTTTGACGTATTCGGAGTTTGCTTCAGGCAGATTAAgagatatttcaaattaa